Below is a genomic region from Argopecten irradians isolate NY chromosome 14, Ai_NY, whole genome shotgun sequence.
acaaacacaagcACTCATAACATATTCATCCCAAACCCCGAGTGACTAATTCTTCTCATCTATGTCCTTACTTACAAAGCAGACtatataaatgaaaagaaaaattccactttgttttttctctttcaGGAGGCAAATATGTTCCCCGAGCTGTCTTGGTGGATCTGGAGCCCGGAACCATGGACTCTGTCAGATCTGGTCCTTTCGGACAAGTGTTTAGACCAGACAACTTTGTGTTCGGACAGAGTGGTGCCGGAAACAACTGGGCTAAGGGACATTACACAGAAGGAGCTGAGCTCGTAGACTCTGTTCTTGATGTTGTGCGAAAAGAATCTGAAAGTTGTGATTGTCTTCAAGGATTTCAGCTTACACATTCTCTTGGTGGTGGTACTGGCTCCGGCATGGGAACTCTCCTCATCTCCAAAGTCCGTGAAGAATACCCAGACAGAATCATGAATACATTCTCCGTTGTACCATCACCAAAGGTACTTTGGTTTTAACAAAAATGTCGCAATTTGCCCATTCTTTGATAACTTGGTATTTCACTCCGCATTATTAGGAGCTActgcagattttttttttttttttgtctcgCACAAAACTTTTGCCTATTATCCATGACCTAAGAACATCTATCTATATCACTTctacaaaatgaaaattgatcCTTGAAAGTGAAAAGCAAATTATGACATGGAAAATTACTTGTTCAAATCATGTTTAATTGTTTTCCCTCATTTAAAATTTGTTGCGTTGTCAGGAAACTCCATTAAGCATCAATTTCTGATATCCATTTTGTTCACTTTTCCAGGTATCCGACACCGTAGTAGAACCATACAACGCCACCCTATCTGTCCACCAACTTGTAGAGAATACAGATGAGACCTACTGTATCGACAACGAGGCTCTCTACGACATCTGTTTCCGTACCCTCAAACTGACCACACCAACATACGGTGACTTGAACCACCTTGTATCTGCTACCATGTCTGGAGTCACCACCTGTCTCAGATTCCCCGGTCAACTGAACGCTGATCTCCGTAAATTGGCTGTCAACATGGTCCCCTTCCCCCGTCTCCACTTCTTCATGCCTGGTTTCGCTCCTCTTACTTCTCGTGGTAGCCAGCAGTACAGGGCTCTTACCGTCCCAGAGCTGACCCAACAGATGTTTGACGCCAAGAACATGATGGCTGCCTGTGATCCTCGTCACGGACGTTATCTGACCGTCGCCGCCATGTTCCGTGGACGTATGTCCATGAAAGAGGTAGATGAACAGATGTTGAATGTCCAGAACAAGAACAGCAGCTACTTTGTTGAATGGATCCCCAACAACGTCAAGACCGCCGTCTGTGATATCCCACCACGTGGTCTTAAAATGTCTGGTACCTTTGTTGGTAACAGCACTGCCATCCAAGAACTCTTCAAGCGTATCTCCGAGCAGTTCACCGCTATGTTCCGTCGTAAGGCTTTCTTGCATTGGTACACTGGTGAGGGTATGGACGAGATGGAGTTCACTGAGGCTGAGTCCAACATGAACGACTTGGTGTCCGAGTACCAACAGTACCAGGATGCCACCGCCGAGGAGGAAGGAGAGTTCGAAGAGGAAGAGGGAGAGGAAGAAATGTAAACTTGATATATGAATTATGGACCAATTTACCTCAGTGATCATGACCATACCATCCTGTCATGTGTTATGAACACAACAtgcaataaaacaatagaaaattataaaatatttgtctttatttatcttaaagtttaaacatacataatttggcactattttatttcatcactCAAGTCACAACATACATAACTAACTGCCAAGAGTTAAGTTACGGTAGATTCAACCCCaatattattacttttttgaCAAATATTAATTCTATTGATGTATTTCTATATGGTTTTTCTCTGAATTCCTccgaaataaacaaataattctACTTAGTAGATATGTATATTGGGATTTTTGATTGGACCTAAATTAACCCTCTGTTTTCTCTAAAATTATTTGCCAAATTCTGCATGtttaaacacacatatatatatatgtatatacaaatgtaccgaAATTGACCCGATAAGTGCCCCTATCCTTGTTAAGGCCTCATTTCAATGGTTTGGCACAAGATCAAAACTATGGGTTTGAAATAATTTCGTCTTTAAAAGcacaattttcattttgtaaagTCCTTGGGCGCTTGGGTGAAATTTTATAACGTACTGGTATTTCTGGGGCCATTTTAAAGACTTCTATAATGAACGCGACAACTTCTGACTTGTTTGAACTTTTAGAGTTTCGAACGTTTCTACaccaaaataatgataaatggtGTGTTCAAGGTTTGCAATGAACTTTgtttacatgtaccatattcGAACCAATACgtgcccagggcgtttaaaaatggaaaaaaggaaaaggtgcttaaaaatgacaaaatcatTGCAaacctcatcctcgatactccaggggttccgatcacttgtgatctctacacccctggactatctcatagtgaaattgaaggcagctcagcggaaaacatttgaccaatcacaggctagcaaagatttacTTTGAagacagagagagcgacgcctaacatcaaaaccacacagtcaaccacagtattgttttacggctcttttgatgtacatcaaatgactaaattacccgttctattctgttgcctccagttttaatatgagatagtcaagaggtgtagagatcgta
It encodes:
- the LOC138308338 gene encoding tubulin beta-4B chain-like, which gives rise to MREIVHVQAGQCGNQIGAKFWEVISDEHGIDPTGTYHGDSDLQLERINVYYNEATGGKYVPRAVLVDLEPGTMDSVRSGPFGQVFRPDNFVFGQSGAGNNWAKGHYTEGAELVDSVLDVVRKESESCDCLQGFQLTHSLGGGTGSGMGTLLISKVREEYPDRIMNTFSVVPSPKVSDTVVEPYNATLSVHQLVENTDETYCIDNEALYDICFRTLKLTTPTYGDLNHLVSATMSGVTTCLRFPGQLNADLRKLAVNMVPFPRLHFFMPGFAPLTSRGSQQYRALTVPELTQQMFDAKNMMAACDPRHGRYLTVAAMFRGRMSMKEVDEQMLNVQNKNSSYFVEWIPNNVKTAVCDIPPRGLKMSGTFVGNSTAIQELFKRISEQFTAMFRRKAFLHWYTGEGMDEMEFTEAESNMNDLVSEYQQYQDATAEEEGEFEEEEGEEEM